The genomic DNA TGGATAATAGTTAATTTAAACACCTAAGTCCAATATATATAAACTACCAGCCCTCTTCAACAGCATACCACATGCCAGATGACTTAAATGTTTCTCATTTCCAACATGTGTACATTTCGTAGTAAGAACAATCTCACCCAGTTATTCATCTGAGATTTTTGCTCTGAAATTGCCTCAAGCACTATTTTTGATGTAAATGTTCCAAAAGTGCATAAGGACCATACAATTCCTTTGTGGGCTAAAGCATGCAAATCTCCATAACACATAGGCTCACTTAGACACAGCATGCACCAATAAACTTGCTTCAGAATTAACCCTTGCTCACAAACAAGTTAGGACCTCCACCATAAGAGGGTGACAGATACTTGAATCCTGAACAATATAACGTTATATCTAATGAGCATTGAAGCTCTATAATGTAAATGAGCAATCATCGCACATCAGCCAAGGACAAAAGGAAAACCACTGCAAGAGGACAAATTAAGGTGAGGCTCTTAGTGAACCCAGTTTGAGAACATCACCAAACAATGCAATTTGAACGATGTCATCCAAGTGCAAATGAAACTTTGTGCATTTCTACACAATAGGAGACATTTCCATACCAGAAACAAAGCCATAGGTGCATCTAAGTGACAAACACATCAAATCTACGGCCTTTGCTGTTTTAGCTTGCAGATTGTAACACTGCAACCCACAATCTGCAAGCTAAAACAGACAGGGCCTTATGCGCACCAAGCTGCGCAAGGTCAAGCTTAAAGTAACACACTGCACGAGAAccttacagaacttaacaataGAAGCAGCACATAGATTATTGCGATTAAACAAACGCCACATTTCAGAATGCGTCCAACTAGCAGTGTCCACAGATGCGTTTGAGCGCGGCAGGAGGACGAAGCAAAGGAATTACCTAGTGAGCCCGTGGCGCTGCAGCCCTAATCGCTCTCCTCCCCATCCGCTCCCACCTCCTCGGGAACGACGTCGGCGTCATCGTCTTCGTCGTCATCctccgcggcggcctcctccggcgCGACGAGGTACGCcccgggctgcggcggcgcgcggcggcgggtccgCGAGGGGAGGATGTTGCTGAGGTCGACCTCGGCCAGCGGGTCCTCGACGAGCTCGTCatcgtcgctgccgccgccgccctccacgtcgtcgtcgctgtcgcTGCTATcctcgctgccgtcgtcgtccacctcctcctcctcctcctcctcctcgaccaccatcttccccttccccttgtcGGCAGCCCTGGCCCTGGCCCTggccgcctcggcctcggcggcggcctcctcgtcgGCATCGGGGCGCGCCGCCTTGGGGGGCGCGAGGTCGGCGTCGGCCTCCGCGTCCTCTTCGGGCTTGCGCTTggccggggagggggagggagccggagccggagccggggtGGGGTCGGCGGCGACAGACTGGGGCTCGCCGTCGGCGGTGGCCATCGCGGGGGTGCGGTGGGGAAGGGGGAGAACTAGGGTTTTAGGACGGGGAAGAGGGGGTCGTGTCGTCTAGTgattgaggaagaagaggaagaggcgagagagagaggtgggcttcgcagcatttgacgcagtttGCTGGGCCGAACTTCCGGGTCTGTGGAAGGAAGAGCGGAAGATCTTCCAACATAACACCAACCAAATTAGATCAAATTCGCAACTATTTGATAATAAGTTGCATCAGTATTTTTCAACTTTAAAAatcataacaacccactcaaacaaactaACAAAACCCAGACATCTAAATACTATTTTAGACATATATTCTTCAattataaatatttgattgtaaccagcattactataaaaaaaataatccgATGTCCTGAAGTTttgttgatcaacatatcggctataggcatcaGATATACATCCTTAGGTGTAGCCTTGTTCAGatttctaaaatcaatgcatactTTGATTTTTTCTGAATCTTTCTTCACAATAGGCACGATATTAAAAATCCAATCAGCACAACGACAaaaccgaataaatccagcatccaATAAACGATTCATTTCCTCTTTAATTCGATCGTACATAATAGAATTTAATCGCCTAGCAAGTTATTTATAAGATTTAAAATTGGCTTCAATTGGTagccgatgctcaaccaaatcacAACTCAAACCAGGTATTTCATGATATTTTGATGCAACACATTCAATGTATTCTTTTAATAACTCAATCAAATCGACTTTATATTCAACCGATAAATTCTTATTCACGAACGTCAGCCTTGGAATGGAACCATCTCCAAGACCTACCTTTTCTAAAAGATAAGCTGATGTAAATCTTTGATCTAGCTTATCTATATCATCAAAGTCCTCAATGATCTCACAACATCTCGTTCGTATGTTCCCGATAGTGCTCAATCCTCTGCTGTAGAAACAAAATCATCTTTGGTGCAACTGATGAGCTCATAATCGGACAAGTCTAAGCCCAATAAACACTTGATGTTGTCACACACACCAATAGAGCTTGAATCGACCGTAGCAATGAAGGATGAAGTATCCCCATGGACCACTTCTATCTCAtcaccgatccactgaataagaaattGGTGCAAGGTAGAGGGCACGCACTGATTGGCATGTATCCAATCATGCCCAAGAATTAGACTAACATTATCTTGCACCTCGGAGACGAAGAAGGCTGTAGCAAGTGTCTTGCTCTCTACGGTcaactccatggaagcaaccTCTTTGGCGCCGATGGGATTACCTCTACCAACAACATTGATCATCTTGTTCATCTTGATCAACTCCTTGTCCGTCCCGTCGAGTTTCTTGAACAATGTATAAGGCATTAAGTTCACAATAACTTCGCCATCAACAAGCATCCGGGAAATCGGTTTCCCATTAATGTGCCCCCTCATGTAGAGAGCTTTCAAATGGTTATCTAATTTctttggcttctggaacacagcatcACGCGGTCTAAAGTCCAAATGAGCAACAACTTCCCCCGGAACGATATAGTAATTCGAAGACAAATGCATAACATTAATTTCCATGTTGCGGTGCTCCGGTGAGACTTCATAATCAACTAACTCCTTCTCATCTCGCACTGGAGAAATCAATGGTGCTTCTTCTTCACAAGGAAACGAGCGTTGCCATTTAGCTTTCTGCTCAACTgcaggcttaaccagtccaaaAGACAAATGTATTAATTTGATTGTggttaccctcaatcggccttaacCTTCGTATAGATAGGctggggaagtcgtacccctttACAAGTTGATttaccaaaaaaaattctaattacATATCTAAACCTACTCGCATTACACAGGCTAGACTGGTCGGCCATGGTGTTTGCCAATTTTAGCTATCAACAGGTAGAGCTGAAGACGTCGGGGGACTCGAGCTTGCATAACACACTGATCAGGATGTCGACGGGCAGGCTAGACCAGTCGGCCTGATCGGCAGGTGGCCGTCCCTTGAGGATTAGCCCAAGCAAGGTCTTTGCATTGGTCGGAGTCGGCGAGGCTGTGGAACATGGACGATCAAATAGAGTTTGTGTTGCGAAAGAGCCTATAGTCTAATAGTTACAAGAGCTCAGTACACTTTACATTCTGGGTTCGATTCCACATGAGAGAGAATATTCTAGaatttaacggcgttgtgcTTTCAATGGTTGGTGATATTTCAATCGACAGTGAGGCGCtggtggtgacttcgtcaatctcgaagaTTTACTGGCTTAGTCTTCGAAGATACCCATAGTGATAGTGTTTGCATCCGTACGTTCATAGGGGTGAGTGTGCATGTGTTCATAAAGGTGAGTGACGGTGGGTGAGTACCACTAGCAGGGATTCATGGGAACTCCTGTTTAGATATTCGACCAGGGGTGTAACACGCGACAAGAGCTTCCTCGCGGAAGGGTTTGAGATGGTGATTTTTAGACAAGTTCAAGCCGCCTTGGGgcgtaacaccctacgtcctgtgtgttgTGATTGGTTCTTCTATTAGTGTTCGGGGATCCGATCCCTTTACATGTTCGGGAAcctctctatttataggctacaaatctcttttctctttctctctaacTGTGTGAACGCCCAATTTGCATGGTAGGCGTCGTCTTCCAGATTTCCCTATTCTTTGTCAGTCGAGCAGGCGGCTTGTCGGGCCCGCCCTGACATGCTCAGAGGGACCCGACGATGTCCTGGGGTACCCCGGGGCATCACTATGGGCCCTTACGACCAAGGGCAGCCGCGGGGGCGCGCCCCGGGGTGGTCCCGAGGTGGCCTTGGAGGCGTCCCGAGGGGCCCCATGGTCCAGGGTGACCTCGGGTCAATTTCGGAGAGGTGACTCTGGCTATCCCGAGTTTAATCTTGACGGGATGTGTGGTAAATGATGGTGGGTCCCGACCACTGCCCATTTACAGCTCGACGGGATGTAGCTCAGGGATAAGCTATTCCGCCATCCATCTTCTTATCGTCTGAACGCACGGCTCCTCTGTAATCATGATGACTTTACGGGGAAGTCGTGCTCCTCCTTGGGCTCCATGCCGATCCCGACAGCGCGCGCCGTAATCCTTTGGGTTATCCGTATGGTAAAGATCTTTTTATCAGGTAGGTGTCTTCGTGGGGAAGGAAAAGGACTCCTCCGGGCTTCATGCAGCGGGCCGAGCCCAGCATGCTGTCGTGGGGGGTCTGTGCTCGGGCCCCAGACCCACAACGGAGGACGCCGCTGGCCGGTGGGTCGTCTTCCCCTAATTACGCTTTTGTCCGGGGTTATGGGTACTTCCGTTCCCATTACGCTgacagtgtgtgtgtgcgcgttgTGATTGTCTGAGTTGTACCATGTAATAAAAAAAGATGAGTTTATGTTGGAGTTGGAATTGGGAGAGTGTTGGTTCCTGCAATCCGTGTAGgattctttctttgtttttttttctttttgctttttcaaatatgttttgttttgttttttataCATTTTTTGGATTTACCATCATGCCTCAGCGTCTGTGTTGACCGACCACCATGTGACCGGGTGATTAAAAAAAAAGGCCACCATGACGGGCCATATGGATCATGGGCCAGTTATTGGAAGAGTCaaagaaaggaaaaagtctGTTTTACCTCCCTCAACTCACgaaagtttggttttcctccctcaactacgaaaccgggtacTCTTGCTCCTCGAACTATCCAAACCGGAGCAAATGTTCTCCCGTCGTGGTTTTGACCCCGGTTTCGGCTGTTTTGACGCCACATCAGATATGATGAGTGGGCCCCACGACCTAGAGGATGAAAGAAGGGACCGACCCGACCCGTCCCTTTCCCCAATCCAGTTCGCTCCCTTTCCAAACCCTAGCGGTGGCGAGCTAGGCGGCGTTGAGCGCGGCGGCATTGAGGAAGGCGGCGGTGAGCAAGGCGCGCTAGGCAGCGGCGAGCAAGACGACGGCAAGCTAGGCTGCGGCGAGCAAGGGGCGCCGCGCTCACCGCCGCCTAGCGCGCCACCGCTAGGGTTTGGAAAGGGAGCGAACTGGATTGGGGAAAGGGACGGGTCGGGCCGGTCCCTTCTTTCATCCTCTAGGTCGTGGGGCCCACTTTTCATATCTGACGTGGCGTCAAAACAGCCGAAACCGGGGTCAAAACCACAACGGGAGAACATTTGCTCCGGTTTGGATAGTTCGAGGAGCAAGAgtacccggtttcgtagttgagggaggaaaaccaaactttcGTGATAGTTGGGGgaggtaaaatagactttttcCAAGAATCAACGGCCTGCGCATCTGGAATCCTTTTCTATGTCAGACTCACAGAAATCCGATAAATCCTCCGCCCAGAGAGGCTCGATCCCCTgttccaccggccgccgcctccaaccAGAGTCGCCCCCATGGAGCCGCCGCCGACTGGTCCAAGCTGCCGGCCGATATCTTGGCCTCTGTCCTCTGCTGTTTCGAGTTCCCTGGTCTCTtcagctccgccgccgtctgcACGTCGTGGCGCGCCACCACACgcaacctccgccgccgcggccgcgtttACACTCGTCCGCAAACCCCCTGCCTCTTTTACATCTCCCCCGCCGGCGCTGAGCTCtacagcctcgccgccggcaggtCGTATAGGCTGCCTGACCTGCCGGACCCCCCTGTCGCGGACCGGTACATCTGGGGCTCCTCTCACGGCTGGCTCGTCACCGCCGACGTCCGCTCCGATCTCCACCTTCTCAATCCTGCCACCGGCGAGCAGATTGGCCTCCTGCCCGTCGCGACCACGGAGCATGTAACGCCCGTgctcgacgacgccggcgagctcagcagGTACAACCTCTCTTTTTACGATGCCACGCTCCCGAGGAAAGAAACCTGTCCGCCGCAGCCCTACGAGGTTGGCAAGTTCAGGGAAGTCCTCTATCTGAAGGCAGTCTTGTCCTGTGACCCGTCGCGAGGTGACTGCATCACCATGCTCATCCACAATCCCAAGAGGCAGCTCTCTTTCGCGAGAGTTGGGGGCCAGCAGTGGCATTGGATCACTACCTCTCCCTTGTACTCACAGTACTCCGATTACTTATACCATAACAATGCTTTCTATGCGATGACTCGCCAGGGTGGTATCCATCATTATACAATTGAAGGTTCTTATGCCTCGTGTGATGTGGTTTTCAAGGACACTTTGCCATACATTGCATATAACATGTACATTGCTCGGACATTGTCCGGCGATGTGCTACAAATCTGAAGATTCACGGACACCCCGTGTGAAGGGAAGGAGATGCACACAGATGGTATTGAAATCTATAAGCTAGACTGACCATCAATTCATCATCAGTATAGATTCCCTGGGGGATGATGCTCTGTTCATTGGACACAGCTACACATGTTGCCTTTCGACAAGAGATTACCCAAAGCTGCTCCCAGGTCATGTTTATTTTACCGACGACGATGAGTACTGGCTATTCGAGTACAAAAACATCCGTCGAGATGTTGGAATATATAATTTAGAGGATGACACTTCTCTTGATGTGGTCTCTTCGCAACCATGGTTGAACTGGCCTAATCCCATATGGATTACACCAAGTTTTACAAAGATCAATCAATAGGTACGCAATTTTACAGTCACATTTTGTTTCTTTTGGCAACTAAAAAATAATTAGTTTCATCTGAATGTTGCTTCACTATTTTTTCTCATTATGTCTACTAGTGACCGAGGAAGCattttttgttttcatgtgtcaTGCGCTTAGCATTATATTGAAATAAGCATTTGCTAGTTGCTGATGAAACCTTTTGTCCTGAATTATAATAAACTATTTGACATGTTTACTTAAAATTGAAGAAGCATAATACAGAAAAACCGTTGCCTATGTTTCAAGCGCTGCTACATGTACAAAGCACAACCATTAGTGTACAACTTAGGAT from Panicum virgatum strain AP13 chromosome 7N, P.virgatum_v5, whole genome shotgun sequence includes the following:
- the LOC120683223 gene encoding histone H2A.Z-specific chaperone CHZ1-like, which codes for MATADGEPQSVAADPTPAPAPAPSPSPAKRKPEEDAEADADLAPPKAARPDADEEAAAEAEAARARARAADKGKGKMVVEEEEEEEEVDDDGSEDSSDSDDDVEGGGGSDDDELVEDPLAEVDLSNILPSRTRRRAPPQPGAYLVAPEEAAAEDDDEDDDADVVPEEVGADGEESD